One Ignavibacteriota bacterium DNA segment encodes these proteins:
- a CDS encoding glycosyltransferase family 2 protein, giving the protein MYYYPAKDRVWYAGGMIAYRRAHAVTNRIVPQDEGAVHVTFLTGCALMLRVEAVRAAGMFDEDYFMYLEDVDLSRRLLAAGHSLLYLPGARFFHRMEMDEQTPLKTYFVTRNRLKLLDGASGVMDRVLGRLFVLAVLAVRVPRWLLMDPANARAAIAGVRDYLTGRSGGGSFMTSENAVRQGGTHAHRH; this is encoded by the coding sequence ATCTATTACTATCCCGCGAAGGACCGGGTGTGGTACGCGGGAGGCATGATCGCCTACCGGCGGGCCCACGCGGTCACGAACCGTATCGTACCGCAGGATGAAGGTGCCGTCCATGTGACCTTTCTGACCGGATGTGCGTTGATGTTGAGGGTCGAGGCGGTTCGTGCGGCAGGCATGTTCGACGAAGACTATTTCATGTATCTCGAAGATGTGGACCTGTCGAGGCGTTTGCTGGCGGCCGGTCACTCGTTGCTGTACCTCCCCGGGGCCCGGTTCTTCCATCGCATGGAGATGGACGAACAGACGCCGTTGAAGACGTACTTTGTGACGCGCAACAGATTAAAATTGCTGGATGGTGCCTCCGGCGTAATGGACCGTGTGCTGGGGCGGCTGTTCGTACTTGCTGTGCTTGCCGTTCGGGTCCCCCGCTGGTTGCTCATGGATCCGGCGAATGCACGTGCGGCCATTGCCGGCGTGCGCGACTACCTGACCGGCCGATCCGGGGGAGGGAGCTTTATGACGTCTGAGAATGCTGTACGACAGGGAGGTACCCATGCGCATCGGCATTGA
- a CDS encoding sugar transferase: MDAEKQGAQWAQKRDPRVTSVGYWLRRLHLDEFPQLWNVLRGHMSLVGPRPERPVFVEQLAKQIPLYRRRLKVRPGITGWAQVKHKYDESIDDVKKKVQYDLFYIENMSLRMDFKIMLSTMYAVRSPDPGFSRPARGPRYFAAGVFSVRPIERRGRLDAFSLPRTVIGSPLIGRTCHAGEIPHGIRADLGARPDQDVVLLGPQRSFGALAADLVSDKEKHLFAVFDSVRRTWSWTFSRRWKSLSIAQGGRRT, from the coding sequence GTGGATGCCGAAAAACAGGGTGCGCAGTGGGCGCAGAAGCGCGACCCGCGCGTGACCAGCGTTGGGTACTGGCTCCGGCGCCTGCACCTTGACGAATTCCCCCAGCTATGGAATGTGCTGCGCGGACACATGAGTCTGGTCGGCCCGCGTCCTGAGCGGCCGGTGTTCGTGGAACAGCTTGCGAAACAGATCCCGCTCTACCGGCGCCGGCTCAAGGTCCGGCCCGGCATCACCGGCTGGGCGCAGGTCAAGCACAAGTATGATGAGTCCATCGACGACGTCAAGAAGAAAGTACAGTACGATCTCTTCTACATCGAGAATATGTCGCTGAGAATGGATTTCAAGATCATGCTCAGCACGATGTACGCCGTACGCTCACCCGATCCAGGATTTTCTCGACCGGCTCGGGGTCCGCGGTATTTTGCCGCTGGAGTGTTTTCGGTCCGGCCGATCGAGCGCCGCGGGAGGCTCGACGCCTTCTCGCTGCCGCGCACGGTCATCGGGAGCCCTCTCATCGGTAGAACGTGCCACGCTGGAGAAATTCCGCACGGAATTCGCGCCGACCTCGGCGCACGGCCCGACCAGGATGTTGTGCTCCTGGGTCCGCAACGGTCGTTCGGCGCGCTTGCCGCTGACCTCGTGTCGGATAAGGAGAAACACCTCTTCGCTGTGTTCGATTCAGTGCGGCGAACCTGGTCGTGGACCTTCTCGCGTCGGTGGAAATCGCTTTCCATCGCACAGGGCGGTCGACGGACGTGA
- a CDS encoding glycosyltransferase, whose translation MDLSVIIVNYNVRQFLENALTSIGRALEGLTGEIIVVDNASDDGSAAMVRAKFPAVRLIESAENLGFARANNLALREARGRHLLLINPDTIVQEDTCRVMVDFLDAHPEVGLAGCKILNPDGSFQLPCRRSFPTPWVAFTKTVGLSSLFPRSRMFGRYNLTYLDPDASYEVDAVSGSFMMLRREVYEKIGGLDEAFFMYGEDLDWCYRVKQAGWSVSYVHTTRIIHFKGESTRRSNLDEVRVFYGAMVLFVQKHFSHSRIGLLFLRLGIFLRGGVAWLRRALQPLLSGSLDFILVAIAMIAAEWLYFGRIFSYPAYAYPIVWTVPGLMVVVVGAASRLYSTHRLAAFRAAMTVFVSYFVISAMVFFIKTFAFSRAVVLISGMLSMVLLPGWRIVARAWGKRSADRGREKTLFGSRTLIVGCGPSGQEVLRKLRARVDDGYDVLGFIDATSARIGESVAGVEIVGSVENVGKVIDERQITDVIFATDELSYAGILGVIGRSTRRDVNFRLVPTSLEAIIGKTRIDDLDPLPLVEIEYNIHRPANRMGKRLFDVTVAALLLIVLTPLRVLGRVRREGPFATFLTGLSEVVAGRKSFVGVESGGVDPRNSGGPYLGPRGLTGLVQVNRRANLPVEERERYELYYAKNQSFVLDMEIMLKAMLQLLRRQGDHSWQK comes from the coding sequence ATGGACCTTTCCGTCATCATCGTCAACTACAATGTCCGGCAGTTCCTGGAGAATGCGCTGACGTCGATCGGACGTGCGCTGGAGGGGCTGACGGGCGAGATCATCGTGGTGGACAATGCGTCGGACGATGGCTCGGCAGCGATGGTCCGGGCAAAGTTTCCGGCCGTGCGGCTTATCGAGAGCGCGGAAAATCTCGGATTCGCGCGCGCGAATAATCTCGCCCTGCGCGAGGCACGCGGCCGCCATCTGCTGTTGATCAACCCTGACACGATCGTCCAGGAGGATACGTGCCGCGTGATGGTGGACTTCCTGGACGCGCATCCGGAAGTTGGCCTGGCGGGGTGCAAGATCCTCAATCCGGACGGCTCCTTCCAGTTGCCCTGCCGGCGGAGCTTCCCGACGCCATGGGTAGCGTTCACCAAGACCGTTGGTTTGAGTTCGCTCTTCCCGCGGTCGAGGATGTTCGGGAGATACAATCTGACGTATCTGGACCCCGATGCCTCGTACGAGGTGGACGCGGTCAGCGGGTCGTTCATGATGCTGCGCCGTGAGGTGTATGAGAAGATCGGGGGGCTGGACGAGGCGTTCTTCATGTACGGCGAAGACCTCGATTGGTGTTACCGCGTGAAGCAGGCCGGATGGAGTGTCTCCTATGTGCACACGACGCGCATCATCCATTTCAAAGGTGAAAGCACTCGCCGCAGTAATCTGGATGAGGTCCGGGTGTTCTACGGGGCAATGGTCCTGTTCGTCCAGAAACACTTCAGCCATTCACGGATCGGGCTGTTGTTCCTTCGTCTCGGGATCTTTCTGCGGGGGGGGGTGGCGTGGTTGAGGCGGGCACTGCAACCGCTTCTGTCGGGATCGTTGGATTTCATTCTCGTGGCCATCGCTATGATCGCGGCGGAATGGCTGTACTTCGGGCGGATTTTTTCCTATCCTGCGTATGCATATCCGATCGTCTGGACCGTTCCGGGATTGATGGTCGTGGTGGTGGGTGCGGCATCACGGCTCTATTCGACGCACAGGCTTGCCGCATTCCGCGCTGCGATGACCGTTTTCGTGAGCTACTTCGTGATCTCGGCGATGGTGTTCTTCATCAAGACGTTCGCCTTCAGCAGAGCAGTGGTCCTGATCTCCGGCATGCTGTCGATGGTGCTTCTCCCCGGATGGCGCATCGTGGCGCGCGCCTGGGGGAAACGCAGTGCGGACCGTGGCCGCGAAAAGACCCTGTTCGGGAGCCGGACGCTGATCGTTGGATGCGGCCCGAGTGGCCAGGAAGTGCTCCGCAAGCTCCGGGCCAGGGTGGATGATGGGTATGATGTGCTGGGGTTCATCGATGCAACGAGCGCGCGGATCGGAGAATCCGTCGCCGGGGTGGAGATCGTTGGCAGCGTGGAGAATGTCGGCAAGGTGATCGACGAACGGCAGATCACGGATGTGATCTTTGCGACCGACGAGCTCTCCTATGCTGGTATCCTCGGCGTGATCGGCAGAAGTACGCGGCGGGATGTGAACTTCCGGCTCGTGCCGACGAGCCTGGAAGCGATCATCGGCAAGACACGCATCGATGACCTCGATCCGTTGCCGTTGGTGGAGATCGAGTACAATATTCATCGTCCGGCGAACCGGATGGGTAAACGGCTGTTCGATGTCACGGTGGCGGCGCTCCTGCTGATCGTCCTCACCCCCCTGCGGGTGCTCGGACGTGTGCGCCGTGAGGGACCGTTCGCAACGTTCCTCACGGGCCTCAGCGAGGTCGTTGCGGGGAGGAAGAGCTTTGTCGGCGTTGAATCCGGCGGCGTCGATCCCCGGAACAGCGGGGGGCCATACCTGGGGCCGCGGGGCCTGACGGGCCTTGTGCAGGTGAATCGGCGCGCGAACCTGCCGGTGGAGGAACGTGAGCGGTACGAACTCTATTACGCGAAGAATCAGTCGTTCGTACTGGATATGGAGATCATGCTCAAGGCGATGTTGCAGTTGCTCAGACGACAGGGAGATCACTCATGGCAAAAATGA
- a CDS encoding polyprenol monophosphomannose synthase, with the protein MRALVVVPTYDEADNVPRLIPTILSQASFIDVLIVDDGSPDGTANLVKAMQKDSARIHLLERPGKMGLGTAYVEGFRFAIKNRYDLVFEMDADFSHDPAEITNFLKTSETADLVIGSRYTNGVRVLNWPIKRLLLSYFANVYTRFMIGLPLHDATGGFKCYHRAVLEAINLDRIRSNGYAFQIEMSYKAWKKGFRLVEIPIVFHDRRSGFSKMSRSIVYEALFMLWKLRLRSLIGRL; encoded by the coding sequence ATCCGCGCCCTCGTTGTCGTACCGACGTACGACGAGGCGGACAACGTGCCGCGTCTCATCCCCACGATCCTTTCGCAAGCATCGTTCATCGACGTCCTCATCGTGGACGACGGATCGCCGGACGGTACGGCGAACCTTGTGAAGGCGATGCAGAAGGACTCGGCCCGGATCCATCTCCTCGAGCGCCCCGGCAAAATGGGTCTGGGGACCGCCTATGTGGAAGGGTTCAGATTCGCGATCAAGAATCGCTACGACCTGGTTTTCGAGATGGATGCTGATTTCTCGCATGATCCCGCCGAGATCACAAACTTCCTGAAGACCTCGGAAACAGCGGACCTCGTGATAGGTTCCCGCTACACGAATGGCGTGCGGGTACTGAACTGGCCGATCAAGCGGCTCCTGCTCAGTTACTTTGCCAACGTCTATACCCGGTTCATGATCGGCCTCCCCCTGCATGATGCGACCGGAGGATTCAAGTGCTACCACCGTGCGGTCCTGGAAGCCATCAACCTCGACCGGATCCGCTCGAACGGCTATGCCTTTCAGATCGAGATGAGCTACAAGGCATGGAAGAAGGGGTTCCGCCTGGTCGAGATCCCGATCGTCTTCCATGATCGGCGCTCGGGGTTCTCCAAGATGTCCCGCTCGATCGTGTATGAAGCGCTGTTCATGCTCTGGAAATTACGGTTGCGCAGTCTTATCGGCAGGCTCTGA
- a CDS encoding glycosyltransferase — MAAVVLNYRRAAETLDCLAALSSTRGVDLDLLVVDNASGDGSEDAIRKARPDVEVIQTGRNRGYAGGMNAGLRRVIESGRYEFVLLINSDTLVDPHGGEVGAVSRREPRLAALAARSITIPRRTGCGTREA; from the coding sequence GTGGCAGCAGTCGTCTTGAACTACCGGCGGGCTGCAGAGACGTTGGACTGTCTTGCGGCACTTTCGTCGACGAGAGGGGTTGACCTCGATCTCCTGGTGGTCGACAACGCGTCGGGGGACGGATCTGAAGATGCGATCAGGAAGGCCCGGCCGGATGTTGAGGTGATCCAGACGGGGAGGAACCGGGGGTATGCGGGTGGCATGAATGCAGGCCTCCGGCGGGTGATCGAAAGCGGCAGGTACGAGTTCGTATTGCTCATCAACAGTGATACTCTTGTCGATCCACACGGTGGCGAAGTTGGCGCAGTGTCTCGCCGGGAACCTCGGTTAGCGGCGTTAGCGGCACGATCTATTACTATCCCGCGAAGGACCGGGTGTGGTACGCGGGAGGCATGA
- a CDS encoding glycosyltransferase family 4 protein, whose amino-acid sequence MRSSSMPVGSAQVRNCLSRGCCDRLRLDVFHALHFSLPLAYRGAMVMTVHDILPILSPWSFGRGAVGNAVASTYINLLIRASIRRSRLVAVSSENTLRDVVTHLHADPQKLRKAYLGINVAEFAPPPEAGVVPARLGLHGPFFVTVTNFKPHKNTGRLVEAFRLVRQTHPEAALAIIGADARGLAGGLGDPQMLAAENIRILGYQDDATVTALMSQAIAFVYPSRYEGFGFPLVEAMAAGAAVVSSTAASLPELGGDAVLYADPDDARGFADGMARIMKDGAMRKSLQEQGRRRAASFQWSATADAMLAMYREAARQGGGADS is encoded by the coding sequence ATGAGATCGTCGTCGATGCCGGTCGGTTCGGCGCAGGTGCGCAACTGTCTCTCCCGCGGCTGTTGCGACCGGCTCCGCCTGGATGTCTTTCACGCACTCCATTTCTCGCTTCCACTTGCATACCGCGGAGCGATGGTCATGACGGTCCATGATATCCTGCCGATCCTGAGCCCTTGGAGCTTCGGACGGGGAGCCGTGGGGAACGCTGTTGCATCCACCTATATCAATCTGCTGATCCGTGCTTCGATCCGCCGCTCCAGATTGGTTGCGGTATCTTCCGAGAATACCTTGCGAGATGTGGTCACTCATCTCCATGCCGATCCGCAGAAGCTCAGGAAGGCATATCTGGGGATCAATGTCGCAGAGTTCGCTCCGCCGCCGGAGGCGGGGGTTGTGCCCGCAAGGCTGGGTTTGCATGGGCCGTTCTTTGTCACGGTCACGAATTTCAAACCGCATAAGAACACCGGCCGCCTTGTGGAGGCCTTTCGCCTGGTCCGGCAAACACACCCGGAAGCTGCTCTTGCTATCATAGGTGCTGACGCCCGTGGGTTGGCGGGGGGGCTGGGCGACCCGCAAATGCTCGCGGCCGAGAACATCAGGATCCTCGGCTATCAGGATGACGCGACCGTGACGGCGCTGATGTCGCAGGCGATCGCCTTCGTCTATCCCTCACGGTACGAAGGGTTCGGCTTTCCTCTCGTGGAAGCAATGGCTGCAGGGGCAGCCGTGGTTTCCTCCACCGCGGCATCGTTGCCGGAATTAGGTGGGGATGCTGTCCTGTATGCCGATCCTGACGATGCGCGTGGCTTTGCCGATGGCATGGCAAGGATCATGAAGGATGGAGCGATGCGGAAGAGTCTCCAGGAACAGGGGCGCCGTCGGGCGGCGTCGTTCCAATGGAGTGCTACGGCAGACGCCATGCTCGCCATGTATCGGGAAGCGGCCCGACAGGGGGGGGGAGCCGACTCATGA
- a CDS encoding oligosaccharide flippase family protein, with protein MRSALTQGSLTGVLQVVLTTILVLIAVPLFVRLRGTEAFGVFSLIAVVGNVNAFANLGLNASLVRSLSEQGHAADADLDIAVTFFMLLCIIAPLTVVAFFFEEPALRSLLSVPPAFMEDARWLYRSMLISNVLVLLGGTCTAVLDARERVHVTNVLQIIYSVSYWGLILVVLLLGWPLAALGAATVAATLLWFIAAVIGMRKAWGPLSLIGIRERGIERARMQVAYGAQLFSAGVIGFFYEPLTKLLLAHFLGVGQVGIFDIGMRARNLASSLALKALYPLYPWFSRSDEPDRMRSLVVDVEEKLLLISAPIPGLLILTTGPIVRLIFGPGNESISTTMVWMISSYILWSFTVLPIYVYLMARGHAGKTVVVQIVNVAVNALVFLTTYAWLGYYAVLLGIAASTLASWILLLAYQREQGMGTLFSVWRLRWIVLGLLTGSITFAQLLPLVMGDAGAPSWAAWWCVRALSSSIAWVRHSLGRISSATWERAPGWRPLRSGFSFGPPVLDSTAAGPEALCASRSLRRRSIRGSSSRKRSGQCWSKTTATLNIS; from the coding sequence GTGAGGTCTGCTCTCACACAGGGGTCCCTGACGGGTGTTCTGCAGGTTGTTCTCACGACCATCCTCGTCCTTATCGCGGTGCCGCTCTTTGTCAGGCTCCGGGGTACGGAAGCATTCGGGGTGTTCTCCCTGATCGCCGTGGTCGGCAATGTGAACGCTTTCGCCAATCTCGGGCTGAATGCATCTCTCGTGCGCTCGCTGTCCGAGCAGGGCCATGCAGCCGATGCGGACCTGGATATCGCGGTCACGTTCTTCATGCTGTTGTGCATCATCGCTCCTCTCACGGTCGTAGCATTCTTCTTTGAAGAGCCTGCTCTGCGGTCGCTCCTGAGTGTGCCACCGGCGTTCATGGAGGATGCTCGCTGGCTGTACCGGAGCATGCTTATCAGCAATGTCCTGGTACTCTTGGGCGGGACCTGCACTGCGGTGCTTGACGCCCGCGAGCGTGTCCACGTCACGAATGTGCTGCAGATCATCTACTCGGTGTCGTACTGGGGGCTCATCCTGGTGGTGTTGCTTCTGGGATGGCCCCTCGCAGCCCTGGGAGCGGCGACCGTCGCCGCGACCCTCCTCTGGTTCATTGCTGCGGTGATCGGCATGAGGAAGGCCTGGGGGCCTCTGTCCCTGATCGGGATCCGCGAACGCGGCATTGAACGCGCGAGAATGCAGGTGGCGTACGGCGCGCAGCTGTTCTCCGCCGGGGTGATCGGCTTCTTCTATGAACCCCTGACGAAGCTCCTCCTTGCACATTTTCTGGGCGTCGGTCAGGTGGGGATCTTTGACATAGGGATGCGCGCACGAAATCTCGCGAGTAGCCTCGCGCTCAAGGCCCTGTATCCCCTGTATCCCTGGTTCTCCCGATCGGACGAGCCGGACCGCATGCGATCGCTTGTCGTGGATGTTGAGGAGAAGTTGCTCTTGATCTCGGCCCCGATCCCCGGGCTGTTGATCCTCACGACAGGCCCGATCGTGCGTCTGATCTTCGGACCGGGTAATGAAAGCATCAGCACGACGATGGTCTGGATGATCTCATCCTACATCCTGTGGAGCTTCACGGTCCTGCCCATCTACGTGTACCTCATGGCCCGCGGCCATGCCGGGAAGACCGTCGTCGTGCAGATCGTGAACGTCGCGGTCAATGCACTGGTATTCCTCACCACCTATGCATGGCTGGGATACTACGCGGTGCTCCTGGGGATCGCTGCCAGCACACTGGCCTCCTGGATACTCTTGCTCGCATACCAGAGGGAGCAGGGCATGGGTACGCTGTTCTCCGTCTGGCGCTTGCGGTGGATCGTGCTCGGCCTGCTGACCGGTTCGATCACGTTCGCACAGCTCCTGCCGCTGGTGATGGGGGATGCGGGAGCGCCTTCCTGGGCGGCGTGGTGGTGTGTGCGGGCTCTCTCATCGTCTATCGCCTGGGTCAGGCATTCTCTCGGACGGATATCGAGCGCTACCTGGGAGCGGGCTCCCGGCTGGCGGCCTTTGCGGAGCGGCTTCTCGTTCGGCCCACCCGTGTTGGATTCAACGGCGGCGGGGCCTGAAGCACTATGCGCATCTCGATCATTACGCCGTCGTTCAATCAGGGGATCTTCATCGAGGAAACGATCCGGTCAGTGTTGGAGCAAGACCACGGCGACATTGAACATATCGTGA
- a CDS encoding glycosyltransferase gives MRISIITPSFNQGIFIEETIRSVLEQDHGDIEHIVMDGGSKDGTVEVLKKYPQIHWVSERDRGQSDAINKGFRIATGEVVAWLNSDDRYAPKILGDVMRYFAAHPECRILYGDITFIDRDGVPLYDLTGDKLSYASIVACPDLVRQPSTFWRRSLLEERGGVDESLHVVMDLDFFLRIGYGERFHYLPRVLSQYRCYEENKSLSLSRLQVREMLRVYRKNRIPLTAGILRFLGTKYALSFPAVKRIHGWWRSRHPRKTPS, from the coding sequence ATGCGCATCTCGATCATTACGCCGTCGTTCAATCAGGGGATCTTCATCGAGGAAACGATCCGGTCAGTGTTGGAGCAAGACCACGGCGACATTGAACATATCGTGATGGACGGCGGATCGAAGGACGGAACAGTCGAAGTGCTCAAGAAGTATCCGCAGATCCATTGGGTATCCGAGCGTGACCGGGGCCAGAGCGATGCGATCAACAAGGGGTTTCGCATCGCCACCGGCGAGGTCGTGGCGTGGTTGAATTCCGACGATCGGTACGCACCAAAGATCCTCGGGGATGTCATGCGCTACTTCGCGGCACATCCGGAATGCCGCATCCTCTACGGGGACATCACCTTCATAGACCGTGATGGGGTGCCGCTGTACGACCTGACGGGGGACAAGCTCAGCTACGCATCGATCGTTGCGTGCCCGGACCTGGTCCGCCAACCGAGCACGTTCTGGCGTCGCTCTCTCCTGGAAGAGCGGGGGGGAGTGGACGAATCACTCCATGTTGTGATGGACCTGGATTTCTTCCTCCGGATAGGATACGGGGAGCGGTTTCACTACCTCCCCCGGGTGCTCAGTCAGTACCGTTGCTATGAAGAAAACAAGAGCCTGTCTCTTTCTCGCCTGCAGGTGCGAGAGATGCTGCGCGTGTATCGGAAGAATCGTATCCCGCTGACGGCGGGCATTCTCCGCTTCCTGGGCACAAAATACGCCCTCTCGTTCCCGGCCGTGAAACGGATCCATGGATGGTGGCGGTCCCGTCATCCCCGGAAGACCCCGTCATGA
- a CDS encoding glycosyltransferase, whose amino-acid sequence MRVIQTNKAYLPLIGGVETTIAGLAAGLSRTPGVEVEAHVCNGNRSFVMHRSELQGVPVFYLPRWGTFASLPLSPGYFWHLAGLKGDILHVHEPFPLVDIAMHLFPRIRKNFRRIVVTWHSDIVRQQWALGIYAPFIRNFLAQVDRIFVSSPALIEGSEYLTPYRAKCEVLPLGLDLAWTARSAERASRVEQIRNSYTMPIVLFVGRLVYYKGLEYLIAAMSGVPDAHLVIIGQGPLQDVVDLQIQTSGLSARITVLPHLDAEELHAYYEA is encoded by the coding sequence ATGAGGGTCATCCAGACCAACAAGGCATATCTCCCGCTGATCGGTGGCGTGGAGACGACCATCGCCGGGCTTGCGGCAGGGCTGTCGCGAACCCCCGGGGTGGAAGTGGAGGCGCACGTCTGCAATGGGAACCGCTCGTTTGTGATGCACCGCAGCGAATTGCAGGGTGTTCCCGTGTTCTATTTGCCCCGATGGGGTACGTTCGCTTCCCTGCCGCTCAGCCCCGGGTACTTCTGGCATCTGGCCGGACTGAAAGGCGACATCCTTCATGTGCACGAGCCATTTCCGCTTGTCGATATTGCCATGCACCTTTTCCCCCGGATCCGGAAGAACTTCAGGCGCATCGTGGTGACGTGGCATTCCGACATCGTTCGCCAGCAATGGGCCCTCGGGATCTATGCGCCGTTCATACGTAATTTCCTCGCGCAGGTCGATAGGATCTTCGTCAGTTCGCCGGCGCTCATCGAGGGGTCCGAGTACCTGACGCCGTACCGGGCCAAATGCGAGGTCTTGCCGCTGGGCCTCGACCTTGCGTGGACGGCCAGAAGCGCGGAACGGGCATCGCGCGTCGAGCAGATCCGGAACTCGTACACCATGCCTATCGTGCTCTTCGTCGGACGACTTGTATACTACAAGGGCCTGGAGTACCTTATCGCAGCGATGTCCGGTGTGCCGGACGCCCACCTTGTGATCATCGGTCAGGGGCCGCTGCAGGATGTGGTTGACCTACAGATCCAGACTTCCGGCCTCTCCGCCAGGATCACCGTGTTGCCACACCTCGACGCCGAGGAACTCCACGCATACTATGAGGCTTAG
- a CDS encoding glycosyltransferase family 4 protein, with translation MKRRILFIDEDQERNGSTVSMELMLRAFAAAGWETFVLTWKHEEWTRERLRASATVIDGRWGFLTTLTLSTHFMYTDRLMSRAGVKSAIKDVVKFLGGILLLRRMIRHVRPDLVYANEYSVIQSALAARLSRVPAVTHVRSQMVNERFWLRRWALRHIVRMSADAVVAITLTDARQFVPDPGPASGVHVIGEFIEDHSRRPGGGTPGAADLSGQGDGPMVLCLSGIRDVTGSKEFLEAAGRVLAQHPRVRFVLAGNDRVGGNTSAPAYREACRGLIADLARSGRFEYVGEVADTAGYIASAAVMIAPLMESHFSRPIVEAWRAGKPVVAFHGPHMDDLIRDGVDGLLVERGNTVALGDAILRVIADPDLAGCLGDAGRVKATASFDAERNLTSVIDLCASLVRCT, from the coding sequence ATGAAACGACGGATCCTCTTCATTGACGAAGACCAGGAACGCAACGGATCAACGGTCAGTATGGAGTTGATGCTCCGCGCGTTCGCCGCTGCCGGGTGGGAAACGTTCGTGTTGACCTGGAAGCACGAGGAGTGGACGCGGGAACGCCTGCGTGCGTCAGCGACCGTGATCGATGGCAGATGGGGGTTCCTGACGACCCTGACGTTGAGCACGCATTTCATGTATACGGACCGGTTGATGTCGCGTGCCGGGGTGAAGTCAGCGATAAAGGACGTCGTGAAGTTCCTGGGAGGCATTCTCCTGCTCCGGCGAATGATACGGCACGTGCGCCCTGATCTCGTGTACGCGAACGAATATTCCGTGATCCAGTCCGCGCTCGCCGCACGGCTCAGCCGCGTTCCTGCGGTGACTCACGTGCGCAGTCAGATGGTGAATGAGCGATTCTGGCTGCGACGATGGGCGCTCCGCCACATCGTGCGCATGTCTGCCGATGCGGTCGTTGCGATCACGCTGACCGATGCCCGGCAGTTTGTTCCCGATCCCGGTCCGGCATCGGGGGTACATGTGATCGGAGAGTTCATCGAAGATCATTCCCGGCGGCCCGGCGGTGGAACACCAGGGGCCGCTGACCTGTCTGGCCAGGGTGACGGACCGATGGTGCTCTGCCTCTCCGGCATACGTGATGTGACAGGGAGTAAGGAGTTTCTCGAAGCGGCCGGCCGGGTCCTTGCTCAGCACCCCCGCGTTCGTTTCGTCCTGGCCGGAAACGATCGTGTTGGCGGCAACACGTCGGCGCCTGCCTACCGAGAGGCCTGCCGGGGTCTGATCGCGGACCTCGCACGATCGGGACGCTTCGAGTATGTTGGGGAGGTCGCGGACACGGCAGGGTATATCGCCTCCGCTGCGGTCATGATCGCCCCGTTGATGGAGAGCCACTTCTCCCGCCCCATTGTGGAAGCCTGGCGTGCAGGGAAGCCTGTTGTGGCATTCCATGGGCCGCATATGGATGATCTCATCCGTGATGGCGTGGATGGACTGCTGGTCGAACGGGGGAACACGGTTGCCCTGGGCGACGCGATACTCCGGGTGATCGCCGATCCCGATCTGGCCGGATGCCTGGGTGACGCCGGCCGTGTGAAGGCGACCGCCTCGTTCGACGCAGAGAGGAATCTCACGTCGGTCATCGACCTCTGCGCGTCCCTGGTGAGGTGCACGTGA